One genomic segment of [Pasteurella] aerogenes includes these proteins:
- a CDS encoding Core-2/I-Branching enzyme, with product MKVNKHAYLIIAHNQFEQLAFLVSLLDYTYHDIFILIDGKADFSSEWECKLKSTVSKSSIFFVERRKIYWGGYSQIEAELDLFEVATSKGDYSYYHLISGSDLPLASNEDIYIFFEQNQNKIFLSLVDDSIALNNKVEERLKYYHFFSDISSRTFSNKILRKLLSGYRYLEKHIQSWLGIDLLKKYSLKVGYASNWVSLDKESISRILAEKDFIQRAFRYSILGDEIFLPTMLLKLDMMGKIYFSEKIQDKPEDFQGNLRYINWWDGSPHTWTSSKWDLDQLLNAKSKGHLFSRKFDLAKYPEVVSFIQELHKK from the coding sequence ATGAAAGTTAATAAGCATGCATACTTAATTATTGCTCATAATCAGTTTGAACAATTAGCTTTTTTAGTTTCGTTACTAGACTATACTTATCACGATATTTTCATCTTAATTGATGGGAAGGCTGATTTTTCATCTGAGTGGGAATGTAAACTTAAAAGTACAGTGAGTAAATCGTCTATTTTCTTTGTTGAACGTCGTAAAATTTATTGGGGAGGATATTCTCAGATTGAGGCAGAATTGGATCTTTTTGAAGTCGCTACGAGTAAAGGTGATTATAGCTATTACCATTTAATATCCGGTTCTGATTTACCTTTGGCTAGTAATGAAGATATCTATATATTCTTTGAGCAAAATCAAAATAAAATCTTTCTTTCACTAGTTGATGATTCTATTGCACTCAACAATAAAGTTGAAGAGAGATTGAAATACTATCATTTCTTTTCAGATATTAGTTCACGAACTTTTTCTAATAAAATATTAAGAAAATTATTATCAGGATATCGTTATCTTGAAAAACATATACAATCTTGGCTAGGTATCGATCTTCTTAAGAAATATAGTTTAAAGGTAGGATACGCATCAAATTGGGTTAGCTTAGATAAAGAAAGTATATCTCGGATATTAGCTGAAAAAGATTTTATCCAAAGAGCATTTAGATATTCAATATTAGGGGATGAAATTTTTCTTCCAACTATGTTATTAAAGTTAGATATGATGGGAAAAATCTATTTTTCAGAGAAAATTCAGGATAAACCTGAAGATTTTCAGGGAAACCTTCGTTATATTAATTGGTGGGATGGTTCTCCACATACTTGGACATCTTCTAAATGGGATTTAGACCAACTACTTAATGCAAAATCAAAGGGGCATTTATTTTCCAGAAAATTTGATTTAGCAAAATATCCTGAGGTGGTTTCATTTATTCAAGAATTACATAAAAAGTGA